In a single window of the Zea mays cultivar B73 chromosome 5, Zm-B73-REFERENCE-NAM-5.0, whole genome shotgun sequence genome:
- the LOC100382768 gene encoding uncharacterized protein LOC100382768: MVIGSILPASVLNSFRRGSSVSSSQQSVPRSSGKKKARENKKPRPKKIFRIENKRGPKKEFGWLGSAGKSAYRSISYTERPVIWSVELEYYRVVTAISLHLRRTD; encoded by the coding sequence ATGGTTATTGGTTCGATTCTGCCAGCGAGTGTCCTCAATTCCTTCAGAAGAGGGAGCTCGGTATCCTCATCGCAACAGTCTGTTCCACGCTCAAGTGGAAAGAAAAAAGCAAGAGAGAACAAAAAACCTCGCCCCAAGAAAATATTTCGAATAGAAAATAAACGAGGCCCAAAGAAGGAATTTGGATGGCTCGGTTCAGCGGGAAAATCGGCATACAGATCGATCTCGTATACAGAGAGACCTGTGATTTGGTCTGTTGAGCTTGAATATTACCGAGTCGTCACTGCCATCTCACTTCACTTGCGAAGAACCGATTAG
- the LOC100275801 gene encoding protein ORANGE-GREEN, chloroplastic-like isoform X1, whose amino-acid sequence MLCSGRMLACNGVLPGRLRLPRADAYHLRPPALARRWRVVASAAASGGSPDLPSSSSSPPNPPFGAGDDQTAASPGFCIIEGPETVQDFAKLDLQEIQDNIRSRRNKIFLHMEEIRRLRIQQRIKNVELGISDEERDHELPDFPSFIPFLPPLSAANLKVYYATCFTLIAGIMVFGGFLAPILELKLGVGGTSYEDFIRSVHLPMQLSQVDPIVASFSGGAVGVISALMVVEINNVKQQELKRCKYCLGTGYLACARCSSTGALVLTEPVSTFSDGDQPLSAPKTERCPNCSGSGKVMCPTCLCTGMAMASEHDPRIDPFI is encoded by the exons ATGCTCTGCTCCGGCCGCATGCTGGCCTGCAACGGGGTCTTGCCCGGTCGGCTCCGGCTGCCGAGGGCCGACGCCTACCACCTGCGCCCACCAGCGCTCGCGCGGAGGTGGCGCGTCGTGGCCTCCGCTGCGGCGTCCGGCGGCTCCCCTGACCTCCCATCGTCGTCGTCTTCGCCGCCTAATCCGCCGTTTGGGGCCGGGGACGACCAGACCGCCGCGTCACCTGG GTTTTGCATCATTGAAGGGCCTGAGACGGTCCAAGATTTTGCAAAGCTAGACTTGCAGGAGATTCAGGATAATATTAGGAGCCGCCGAAACAAGATTTTCTTGCATATGGAGGAG ATTCGAAGATTGAGAATACAGCAAAGAATAAAAAATGTGGAACTCGGAATTTCAGATGAAGAGCGTGACCATGAACTCCCTGATTTTCCATCATTTATTCCGTTCTTGCCTCCTCTG AGTGCAGCTAATCTAAAGGTCTACTATGCCACATGTTTCACCCTCATAGCTGGGATAATGGTGTTTGGTGGTTTTCTTGCACCAATC CTGGAACTTAAACTTGGTGTAGGGGGCACGTCTTATGAAGACTTCATCCGCAGCGTTCATCTGCCGATGCAGTTGAG CCAGGTAGATCCCATTGTGGCATCTTTCTCAGGCGGAGCAGTTGGAGTTATCTCTGCCCTAATGGTTGTTGAGATAAACAATGTCAAGCAGCAGGAGCTTAAGCGGTGCAAATACTGTTTAGGAACCG GATACCTGGCATGTGCCCGCTGTTCAAGTACGGGCGCTCTTGTGCTCACAGAGCCTGTTTCCACATTCAGTGATGGCGATCAGCCTTTATCCGCACCAAAGACAGAGAGATGCCCGAATTGCTCAGGCTCGGGAAAG GTGATGTGCCCAACATGCCTCTGCACTGGGATGGCAATGGCAAGCGAGCATGACCCCCGGATCGACCCGTTTATTTGA
- the LOC100381739 gene encoding uncharacterized protein LOC100381739 precursor has translation MQAMMGAIAEQRRERALVLALALVAFALCAAGVDGEEEGGGPAEAEPAAGQSSLPPGWSGDSGSAHGSSPGGGSWEYGWSWAAGPDGKGGGFGFGYGGSGGEGGGGGGGGGGGGGGSGKAFGFGIGGYKGHHGGFSGGGGSGGGGGFGAGGYGGGFGGALGNGGAAGGFDGEAGNGGGGGGYGGGDGAGGGYGSSGAGDELHGVSGSGDGGEAGYKGKGPSSAGLWSKRGHFRGWRSAHRDGGGNN, from the coding sequence ATGCAGGCGATGATGGGGGCAATTGCTGAGCAACGGAGAGAGCGGGCGCTGGTGCTTGCTCTCGCCCTCGTCGCGTTCGCGCTGTGCGCGGCGGGCGTCGACGGGGAGGAGGAGGGCGGCGGGCCAGCGGAGGCAGAGCCCGCGGCGGGGCAGTCGTCGCTGCCGCCCGGGTGGAGCGGCGACTCGGGGTCCGCGCATGGGTCCAGCCCTGGCGGCGGTTCGTGGGAGTACGGCTGGAGCTGGGCTGCGGGGCCTGACGGGAAAGGTGGCGGGTTCGGGTTTGGTTACGGAGGAAGCGGAGGTGAAGGCGGCggcggaggtggaggtggcggcgGCGGGGGAGGAGGGAGTGGAAAGGCATTTGGTTTTGGCATCGGCGGGTATAAAGGCCACCATGGCGGCTTCAGCGGTGGTGGCGGTTCTGGCGGTGGTGGTGGCTTCGGCGCTGGCGGCTACGGTGGTGGCTTCGGCGGCGCCTTAGGGAACGGAGGCGCCGCTGGTGGTTTTGATGGAGAAGCTGGCAACGGCGGCGGTGGAGGAGGATACGGTGGCGGTGACGGCGCTGGTGGTGGTTACGGCAGCTCCGGTGCTGGCGATGAGCTTCATGGCGTATCTGGTAGTGGCGACGGAGGCGAGGCTGGGTATAAGGGCAAGGGACCCTCCAGCGCTGGACTCTGGAGCAAGCGTGGCCATTTCCGCGGCTGGAGGTCGGCGCACAGAGACGGTGGCGGCAACAACTAA